A window of Heterodontus francisci isolate sHetFra1 chromosome 2, sHetFra1.hap1, whole genome shotgun sequence genomic DNA:
GCTCGAAGATATGGAAACCAAGACTGACCATTTTGTTTGGCCTACGAACTGTAAGGATTGAGGCAGGGCAGTACTAGAAGTTTCTCAATAGTGAAGTGAAGGTTGCATGTACAACAATTGTATGCAATTCCAATGAATTAATATGAAGTTAAGAAGGGAATCACTTTTTTAAAGAAGTATACAGATATAGAGCACTAAATGTAGCATTAATCCAGAGATCCCCAATGCGTGAAGTTGGACAATTAATTTGTCCACACCAACATGATATTAAATGCATTTGTCTCTTATTCATTCACTGGTGTATGACTGTTGAATTTAAAACTGATTGGGGTCTTCTGTGCTCCATCCTGCCACCCATGCTAATACCCTAAAAAACCTTAGCTTTTCTTATTAATATTAACTGCGATTCGTTTGATTATGTTCTGTAATATTTTTCTTAACTAGATGTTTCATGTTTTTCTTAGGCCATATGTAATCTCTGGAGTGCATTACATAGTCAAGACAGATTTTGTACTCTAGAATTTATGTCAGCTGTAATCTGCTTAGTTACATTTTGAAAACCCGACATGGTTATTTTACCATTTGGGTGTATTATGCAGGTTTCCAAATGTTTTTTCATTTGAAACCTGCAAGAGGGATTTGTCTGTATCTGATATGATAAATGCTAATTGAGTTGAATCATAATGTATTTAATTATGGGATTAAATGTAAAATATGTTGGAAAACAAGATGCTACAGCAGCCCATTAAAAAAACAATATGCCCCCTTACCTGTCTATTGGAGATGTGGTGTGTTGAACTGGTGGGAGAGGATCACTTAGATACCTAATTGCATGCAAAGGCATTACTGTTGAAGAAACTCCTGGATCAGTTGGATGTCTAACTGCATACAAAGGTGTTACTGATGATTTTCCTGGATCGCTTGGATATCGGACTGCATGCAAAGGCATTACTGATGATGATACTTCTGGATCAGTCAGGGGCCTATTAGCATGCAAAGGCAACACTGATGAAGATTTTCCTGGATTGGTTAGAGGCCTGACTGCATGCACAGTTGTTACTGAAGATTTTCCTGCATCAGTCAGATGTCTGATGGCATGCACAGTTGTCACCGATGATTTTCCTGGATTAGTCAGAGGCCTAGTTGCACGTACAAATGTCACTGATGAAGATTTTGATGGATCAGTTGGAGCTCTAACTATATGCAAAGGCGTTACTGATGAGGATTTTCCTGGAGATGGTGGAAAGTCATAGCACTGCAGTAAGCTGTCTGCTAATTCAACCTGGAAACAATAGACAATAACAGTGAAAAATTACAATGTAACTAACCATGTCTAAAGATATTACAGTGGAAGCTCCATTATTCATTACAATGAAGAGGATCACTCTGGTACAAACTGaatttatattctctggagtttagaagaatgagcgatgatctctttgaaacatctctttgggcggcacagtggcgc
This region includes:
- the LOC137380761 gene encoding band 4.1-like protein 4B, with amino-acid sequence MWKQLAVNRCIRQITDLLFSGASNHSDEDDLPPALAAATRSSPPPINKQPNSDVQQLQYPTCIKNSLEEDHTELAAPGDLLMDFTEATPLIKTVPAHPFSPVAQFPVELADSLLQCYDFPPSPGKSSSVTPLHIVRAPTDPSKSSSVTFVRATRPLTNPGKSSVTTVHAIRHLTDAGKSSVTTVHAVRPLTNPGKSSSVLPLHANRPLTDPEVSSSVMPLHAVRYPSDPGKSSVTPLYAVRHPTDPGVSSTVMPLHAIRYLSDPLPPVQHTTSPIDSADNSRRELDREKIMKRLLMTEL